One Companilactobacillus heilongjiangensis genomic window, ATTGAATTGTTCATAATCAACTTACTTATTGGATTGTTCTACAGTATCGGATTACAAGTTGCTAATTTATCAGGAACTGACACTAACGGTAACTTTTTGTTAGGACTTGGTTTAGGAGCTTCTGGATTTATGTTTGCAGCCATCGCGGCATTTCTTGCTCAACTAGTTGATAACTCACGTTCTGCAACTATTCTGTCGTATATCGTTTTTGGTATTATGTACATCGCTAGAATGTCGACAGATGTTTCGAATCCCAAAGCAACATGGTTTGTGCCATTTGGTTGGGTGGAAAAGTTCTCAACATACCAAGAAAATAACTGGCTACCTGTTTTTCTAATGCTTGGCCTATCATTAATCCTCAGTGTAGCGGCGTTATGGGTCAATAATCATCGTGATATTGGTTCTGGTATCATCGCTACTAAACCAGGACGTGCCAAGGCTTCTGCATTTTTACGTGGACCACTCAGTCTATTTTGGAGACTTAATCGTACATCTATTATCGTTTGGGTAGTTGGACTAATGATTCTTGGTTTCACTTACGGATCAATCTTCAATACTATTGGTGATATTCTCAAGACCAATCCTACTATGGCAACGTTATTCGGAGCAGGCGCCATTCACAAAGCTAATATTTTGATTATTAAACACTTTGTAGCAATTTTGATGATTGTCTTTGGAGTACTTGCTCTTTTCCCTGGTATTCAAATCATCAACTATTTGAAAACTGGTGAAGCTAAAGGTTACTTGGAATTGATTCATTCAAAACCGGTAAGTCGAAATTATCTATTCACTAGCGTATTGGTGCTTGGTATTTTAACGAGTTTAGCAGCTTTATTTGCAGGGATGCTGGGATTGCAATTAGGCGGAGCTTCAGTTATGAAACATCCTATTGAGCTATCAGTATTTATCAAAGCCTTTTATGCCTATATTTCACCAGTACTTGTGATATTAGGTTTGTCAGCTTGTGTCGTCGGTTGGTTGCCAAAGATTTCATCATTTGGTTACCTGTATGCTGGATTTGCACTGTTTGTCGGCTATTTTGGTAAGTTGATTGATCTGCCAAAATGGGTTGGTAAGTTAACGCCATTTGGATATATTCCGAATGTTCCAGTTAATAAACTTGATGCTGGAACAATGTGGTGGCAAATTGGAATTGCCGTATTATTAATTATTATTGGTTATATCGGATATCATGTACGTGATTTGAAGAGTGATAATTAAATATGCCGTCTCCAGAGCTGGGAAATATTCTCAAGCTCTTCCGACTGATTAATCGTTGTTAATTGAATATAAAAGTATTTAACCGATAAATAGTAACCTAAAATTTTCTGTCAAAAAAATGTAGCAGAGCTTTACGGTTATACTTTTCACTACTAATGGGCATTTCTTATGGTTAAAGTGCTAAAAATAAGGGATGTGACATAACTCTTCTTGTCTTAAATATGCAGCATAAACGTGCAACAAAACATAGCTTTTTCCGCTTAAAACAAAAAATACTAGCAATCCAAAATCGGATTACTAGTATTTTTTGCCTTAGTGCTCGAAAGCTGACCATGTTTTGTCACACTCTCTAAAACTTAAATCGCAACTTCCATAACTAAATCGTGTTCAGCCTGACCAGCCAATGTGAAAGGTTGCTTTTCGATAGTTTTGAATCCAAATTGATTATAGAAATGCAGAATTGAAGAATCATGTTCCCAAACGCTGCTCCAGATGACTTTTTTATTGAATTTATGGGCTTTCTTGACTGCAAGATCTAGCAGTTTCTTTTCCAAGCCGATATATTGAAAACCATGACGGATATAAATACGGTCGATTTCCAAAGCGTCTTGTCCCATATTTTGTGACTGAGCATCATTGATATTCAATTTCAAATAGCCAGCTAACTTGTGGTTGTAATAAATGAAATAAAAGAATGATTGGGAATTAATAATTTCACTGGCCAATTGACCATAATTATAATTTTTATTGGTGTAATCTGGAAATTCGTCAGTTTGATTATTTCTGAAGGTATCATTGAATGTTTCAACACTCAAACGGTGCAATTTTGGTAGATCAGAAGAGTCTACTTCTTTGATGTCGATTGGTAAGGTGAAAATTTTCATAAAAATCACTCCTAATTAAATGTTAATAGCATATCCAAGTGAGGGATGTTGTCTTCTAAGTACACATCGGAAATAGCTTTGAAGCCGAAACTTCCATAGAATTCTTGTAAGTAGGCTTGAGCTTGGATTTGAATTGGTTGTTTAGGGAAGCGTCGTTTGATCTCGTCAATAGTAGCCTGAACAATTTTTGTGCCTAATCCGGCCTTACGAAACTTCTCAACTACTAATACACGACCGAAAGTAATATGGTCGCCTTTATCTATAATGCGCGTGTAGGCTTCTAATTCGCCATTCTCGACTAGGCAGACGTTTAGGTCATTGTAATCATCCTCATCAACTTCCTGATAGGGACAATTTTGCTCGACAACGAATACTTTTACACGCGCTTTCAAAATATCAATTAATTCTTTAGGACTAAGTTCATTTGTGCTTTTGACGATAATCATAAGCGACCTCCGATTAAATAATTATTGTTGACTATAATAAAACTTTATTGTTGCAAATGCAACAATAAATTAAAAATGCTTTGTGAACTCGGGATTGAATTAACTCTCTCATTAATATAGGATAAAAGGGTGTGAAACATGTGTTTCACGAGTGGAGGTATGTCAATGAAACCGGAAGAATTTTTTGAGGCTCTAGCCCAAAAGGGTATTGCTTTGAACGCGACTCAAAAGGAACAGTTTGCAACTTATTTTCACGAATTGGTTGAGACTAACAAGGTCATGAATTTGACTTCTATTACTGATGAGGAACAAGTTTATTTAAAACATTTTTATGATTCAATCGTCTTAGGATTCGTTGATGAAAAATTGTTAAGCGAAGAACTAACTTTATGTGACGTCGGATCAGGAGCTGGTTTTCCATCATTACCATTGAAAATCATCAATCCTAAATTGAAGATTACCATCGTTGATTCTTTGAATAAGAGAATTAAATTCTTGGACACTTTAGTAAATAAATTGAACTTGGATAAAGTCAATTTGGTTCACGGACGTGCCGAAGAAGTTGGTAAAAATCCACAATTTAGAGAATCATTCGACGTTGTAACAGCACGTGCAGTTGCAGCAATGAATGTTTTGACAGAATTCTGTTTGCCACTAGTTAAAGTTGGTGGACAATTTGTTGCCATGAAATCTGAAAAAGCACCTGAAGAATTGGAAACAGCTAAGTTTGCAATCAAGTTACTTGGTGGAGAGATTAAACAACAAGAGTCAGTCGAGCTACCAAATGATGCCGGAATACGTAATTTTATCTTTGTTGGTAAAGTTGCTAAGACACCAAAAAAATATCCTCGTAAACCAGGAACACCTGCTAAAAAACCACTCGTGAAATAAATTTTCTATGAAATGATGCCGCCGGAAGTCGTTAGTAATATAGCCACTATGGGACCGGCTCGACCCTTGATTTTGAGCCGAAAGCCGTGTCTCAAAAGTCGTCCTGTGGTGTTTAACAGCTAAAGCTGTTAAACCACCTCCACAGCAGTCTATATTACTAACGACCACCGGCTAGGGTATTTTTATGCTTATGGGTCATTAATATAACTAAGACTGAAAATATATAATATGATTAAACTCGAATTCGGATGAATTATTTTTAATTAATTCAATACCTTGAGTGACGAAAGAGGCGGAAGAGTTGAGTGTATTCACCAGCTGTGTGTGTGGCGTTATGGCTTCAGCCATTACACCACCGGGCGAGTTTGGAGACTTACCGGTCTTTGGTAAGGCTTCAAACCGAGGTCTGAGACCGAACTTTGGCTCAGGCCGGTCCGCATAGCAGGTGAATACACTCAACTCTGGAGCTAAAAAAATGATAAAATTATATAGTTATGGCAAAAGCGCCAAAAAAGTGATTACCATAGATAAATATTTTGTGAAGTTGTTCTGCAATTTCTAGAGATAGGGGAATAAAATGGCACGAAAAATATCTGTTGCAAATCAAAAAGGTGGTGTCGGAAAAACCACAACCACCATCAATTTGGGAGCATGTTTAACTGATTTGGGTCAAAAGGTATTGATCATCGATACTGACCCGCAAGGAAATGCCACCAGTGGATTAGGTATTAAGAAAGCCAATGTTGAAAAAGATGTTTACGATGTTTTAGTAAATGAATATCCGCTTAAAAAGACGATTATTCATACTGAACATAAAAATCTTGATATTGTTCCCGCAACAATTCAATTGGCCGGTGCAGAGATGGAATTAACTTCAATGATGGCGCGTGAAACTCGTTTGCGTGCTGGGATTGAAGAAGTCGATTCAGATTACGATATTATCTTGATCGACTGCCCACCTTCATTAGGACAACTTTCAACCAACGCTTTTACAGCAAGTGATTCCATCATTATTCCAGTTCAAAGCGAATACTATGCGCTGGAAGGTTTGAGTCAATTGTTGAACACGATTCGTCTGGTTCAAAAACATTTCAATACTAACTTGGCTATCGAAGGCGTTTTGATTACCATGCTCGATGTCAGAACTAATTTGGGCGCACAAGTTGTCGACGAAGTTAAATCATATTTCGGCGATTCAGTATATAAAACCATCGTTCCTAGAAATACACGATTAGCGGAAGCACCAAGTTATGGCCAACCTATCGTTGACTATGACGGAAAGTCAAAGGGGGCTAAAGCTTATCGTGATCTTGCTAAGGAGGTGTTAAAGCGTAATGGCATCAAGCAAAAATAAAAAGGGCTTAGGTAGAGGAATCGACGCGATTTTCTCTGAATTCGAAGCTATTGATGAAAATAGTGAGACAGTTGTTGATC contains:
- a CDS encoding ABC transporter permease → MESRNFHQTWFLTRFSLKRDWLKLVLWSVTLIVLFGAVAAKFTDIYSSQSSIDEIVKTLKSPSMVSLFGKLSGSAPYTTADVFAGEMTVFMAMMAAIMNFSIIIKNTRGEEDSGLLEIIQAHSVGKLSNLASSLIELFIINLLIGLFYSIGLQVANLSGTDTNGNFLLGLGLGASGFMFAAIAAFLAQLVDNSRSATILSYIVFGIMYIARMSTDVSNPKATWFVPFGWVEKFSTYQENNWLPVFLMLGLSLILSVAALWVNNHRDIGSGIIATKPGRAKASAFLRGPLSLFWRLNRTSIIVWVVGLMILGFTYGSIFNTIGDILKTNPTMATLFGAGAIHKANILIIKHFVAILMIVFGVLALFPGIQIINYLKTGEAKGYLELIHSKPVSRNYLFTSVLVLGILTSLAALFAGMLGLQLGGASVMKHPIELSVFIKAFYAYISPVLVILGLSACVVGWLPKISSFGYLYAGFALFVGYFGKLIDLPKWVGKLTPFGYIPNVPVNKLDAGTMWWQIGIAVLLIIIGYIGYHVRDLKSDN
- a CDS encoding GNAT family N-acetyltransferase, which produces MKIFTLPIDIKEVDSSDLPKLHRLSVETFNDTFRNNQTDEFPDYTNKNYNYGQLASEIINSQSFFYFIYYNHKLAGYLKLNINDAQSQNMGQDALEIDRIYIRHGFQYIGLEKKLLDLAVKKAHKFNKKVIWSSVWEHDSSILHFYNQFGFKTIEKQPFTLAGQAEHDLVMEVAI
- a CDS encoding GNAT family N-acetyltransferase; the encoded protein is MIIVKSTNELSPKELIDILKARVKVFVVEQNCPYQEVDEDDYNDLNVCLVENGELEAYTRIIDKGDHITFGRVLVVEKFRKAGLGTKIVQATIDEIKRRFPKQPIQIQAQAYLQEFYGSFGFKAISDVYLEDNIPHLDMLLTFN
- the rsmG gene encoding 16S rRNA (guanine(527)-N(7))-methyltransferase RsmG — its product is MKPEEFFEALAQKGIALNATQKEQFATYFHELVETNKVMNLTSITDEEQVYLKHFYDSIVLGFVDEKLLSEELTLCDVGSGAGFPSLPLKIINPKLKITIVDSLNKRIKFLDTLVNKLNLDKVNLVHGRAEEVGKNPQFRESFDVVTARAVAAMNVLTEFCLPLVKVGGQFVAMKSEKAPEELETAKFAIKLLGGEIKQQESVELPNDAGIRNFIFVGKVAKTPKKYPRKPGTPAKKPLVK
- a CDS encoding ParA family protein, which gives rise to MARKISVANQKGGVGKTTTTINLGACLTDLGQKVLIIDTDPQGNATSGLGIKKANVEKDVYDVLVNEYPLKKTIIHTEHKNLDIVPATIQLAGAEMELTSMMARETRLRAGIEEVDSDYDIILIDCPPSLGQLSTNAFTASDSIIIPVQSEYYALEGLSQLLNTIRLVQKHFNTNLAIEGVLITMLDVRTNLGAQVVDEVKSYFGDSVYKTIVPRNTRLAEAPSYGQPIVDYDGKSKGAKAYRDLAKEVLKRNGIKQK